CCTACTTCACCAGGCCCTCGGACTTCAGAGTTTCCTGCACTTTGGGCCGTGCTGCTACTCGTCCCATGTAGGCGGCGAGATTAGGGTACGGTTTGAGATCAATACCCACGAAATTGGTCCAGTTAACGATCGTGAACGCGTACGCGTCGGCGACCGTGAAATTGGAGCCCATCAGGTACTGTTTTCCCGCAAGGTGGTCGTTCAGATACGCGAGCCTCCTGGTGATGTTTGCCTTCGCCGTCTCT
This genomic stretch from Candidatus Binataceae bacterium harbors:
- a CDS encoding glutathione binding-like protein; translated protein: ETAKANITRRLAYLNDHLAGKQYLMGSNFTVADAYAFTIVNWTNFVGIDLKPYPNLAAYMGRVAARPKVQETLKSEGLVK